A genomic region of Trifolium pratense cultivar HEN17-A07 linkage group LG3, ARS_RC_1.1, whole genome shotgun sequence contains the following coding sequences:
- the LOC123914975 gene encoding uncharacterized protein LOC123914975, producing MMSFRQQMDESNHEMVNTLTSQLGTILNPLINNTNNNYQLLAHQMGRIADFFGTPAMPNQNLQPIRNQTQVQNQGFHVNNEIPNNQVPQVVQEEPPAPVVNHVPEPEVILVNRNQNADEVVRNVQRNNFAQQDNLANLVETILTQNGFNVGLHRPNFISPLSEYVLQTELPRGWKIPKFTKFAGDTTESTVEHVARFFAEAGNLADNENLRLKYFPNSLTKNAFTWFTTLPPRSIQHWTQLERAFHEQFYMGQSKISLKELASVRRKTPESIDDYLNRFRLLKARYTQHLRDMAQLADRVRQVERLKAEKARSSKFQKREKIAYVETMDDDDEEYVINYGDIEDNEINVAELKPGPPYVCKLLKPSNGKNPVEPKNDKFVAKTYSFDITKCDEIFDLLVTDGQIIVPKGLKVSPLEQQKKRGFCKFHNFLGHKTSQCVLFRDLVQKALKDGRLKFGEKSRQQMKIDEDPLQISDASYVEPVECLMIDAMDLSGGAQLVSIPENEYYEKMKVVYPGAEEELIDFLQRCKLNKSEVMLCPRCSSVFDKKATEGLNKFIPFRRNKENWPKSRPMKRQNMVHAKPIHQRLGNPNTFVPSNNSPMNKWVHGHTANFVRNSVDKGSSSKDHSSHSVDSKKYSYRNNYKGKNPMTRTQWRRHQRQQRLSLQEAQKTEDNKGKQVVEVTRRPLKERLTQPEDVRKVENEFEGENMEDEDLLDSDPEFDVLTANFERPTEGMKNHLKPLFIQAKVNNVGVNKVLIDGGAAVNLMPEFMITKIGKFSTDLHPHNIVLSNYEGETGFSLGAIQVDVAVGSTVRPTLFLVVASKANYNLLLGREWIHGVGAVPSTLHQRVSIWREDGVVENIEADQSYFRAETHHITKHSFDKKLANISPCTEQGYAYAPADNVYHSVKLDPTHGFIWEREEIDDGPHVDEGKVRPTGWDLEEYYDD from the exons ATGATGTCCTTTCGACAACAAATGGACGAGAgtaatcatgaaatggttaatactCTGACTTCGCAATTGGGAACTATTTTGAATCCCTTGATTAACAATACAAATAACAATTATCAGTTGTTAGCCCATCAAATGGGGCGAATTGCAGATTTCTTTGGTACTCCTGCAATGCCTAACCAAAACCTTCAGCCCATTCGAAACCAAACACAGGTTCAGAACCAAGGGTTTCATGTGAACAATGAAATTCCAAACAATCAAGTGCCACAAGTGGTACAAGAGGAACCACCGGCTCCAGTAGTGAACCATGTGCCAGAGCCTGAAGTAATTTTGGTTAATAGAAATCAGAATGCTGACGAAGTAGTTAGAAATGtgcaaagaaataattttgcgCAACAAGATAACTTGGCGAATTTAGTCGAAACTATCTTAACTCAAAACGGTTTCAATGTTGGCCTACATAGGCCTAACTTTATTTCCCCATTATCTGAGTATGTACTACAAACTGAATTGCCAAGGGGATGGAAAATTCCCAAATTCAcaaagtttgctggggacacaACTGAGTCAACAGTGGAACATGTGGCAAGATTTTTTGCTGAAGCAGGAAATTTGGcagataatgaaaatttaaggTTGAAATATTTCCCAAATTCCCTTACAAAAAATGCTTTCACTTGGTTCACAACTCTTCCCCCTCGTTCGATTCAGCATTGGACTCAATTGGAAAGGGCTTTCCATGAAcagttttatatgggccaaTCTAAGATTAGTCTGAAGGAATTGGCCAGTGTGAGGAGAAAGACACCAGAGTCCATAGATGATTATCTGAATCGATTTAGGCTACTCAAGGCCAGAT atACACAACATCTAAGAGACATGGCACAATTAGCAGATAGGGTAAGACAGGTCGAACGCCTTAAGGCTGAAAAGGCTAGATCATCAAAGTTTCAAAAGAGGGAAAAGATTGCTTATGTCGAAActatggatgatgatgatgaggaataTGTAATAAACTATGGAGACATAGAggataatgaaattaatgtggCCGAACTAAAACCTGGCCCTCCTTATGTctgtaaattattaaaaccttcgaatggaaaaaatcctgtcgaacctaagaatgataaatttgttgCTAAAACTTATTCATTTGACataactaaatgtgatgaaatattcGATTTATTGGTTACTGATGGCCAAATTATTGTTCCAAAGGGATTGAAAGTGTCTCCccttgaacaacaaaagaaaagaggtttttgcaagtttcataattttttgggtcataaAACCTCACAATGTGTTCTTTTCAGGGATCTGGTTCAAAAGGCTTTGAAAGATGGAAGGTTGAAGTTTGGAGAGAAATCCAGACAACAGATGAAAATTGACGAAGATCCACTACAAATATCAGATGCTTCCTATGTGGAACCGGTCGAATGCTTGATGATCGATGCCATGGACTTATCAGGAGGCGCTCAATTGGTTTCTATTCCAGAGAATGAATATTACGAGAAAATGAAAGTAGTATATCCTGGGGCTGAAGAGGAACTGATTGACTTTCTGCAAAGGTGTAAGCTTAACAAGTCCGAAGTTATGCTTTGCCCAAGGTGCAGTTCCGTATTCGACAAGAAGGCTACTGAGGGCCTCAACAAGTTTATACCATTcagaagaaacaaagagaattggccaaaatcAAGGCCAATGAAAAGACAGAACATGGTGCATGCCAAACCAATACATCAAAGGTTGGGCAACCCAAATACTTTTGTGCCATCCAACAACTCACCAATGAACAAATGGGTTCATGGTCATACAGCAAACTTTGTCAGAAATTCTGTTGACAAGGGAAGTTCAAGTAAGGATCATTCGAGTCATTCTGTTGATTCGAAGAAGTATTCTTACAGAAACAATTACAAGGGAAAGAATCCCATGACCCGCACACAATGGCGTAGGCATCAGCGCCAACAAAGACTCTCCCTTCAAGAGGCGCAAAAAACTGAAGACAACAAAGGAAAACAGGTTGTCGAAGTGACCAGAAGGCCTCTGAAAGAAAGATTGACTCAACCAGAGGATGTTCGAAAGGTTGAGAATGAGTTCGAAGGGGAGAACATGGAAGATGAGGATCTCCTTGATTCAGATCCCGAGTTTGATGTGCTG ACGGCCAATTTTGAGAGGCCAACTGAGGGAATGAAGAATCATTTGAAACCCCTCTTTATTCAGGCCAAAGTAAATAACGTGGGGGTCAACAAAGTGTTGATTGATGGAGGAGCAGCAGTAAACCTGATGCCAGAATTCATGATTACTAAGATTGGTAAATTTTCTACTGACTTGCACCCTCACAACATCGTTCTTTCGAATTACGAAGGTGAGACTGGTTTCTCGCTGGGGGCAATTCAAGTCGATGTGGCAGTTGGCAGCACTGTTAGGCCAACTCTGTTTTTGGTTGTAGCATCGAAGGCCAATTATAATCTGCTTCTAGGAAGGGagtggatacatggtgttggagcagTGCCTTCGACTCTCCATCAGAGGGTGAGTATTTGGAGAGAAGATGGTGTGGTAGAAAATATCGAAGCCGATCAAAGTTATTTTAGGGCTGAGACACACCACATAACTAAGCATTCATTTGATAAGAAGTTGGCGAACATATCGCCATGCACTGAACAGGGATATGCCTATGCCCCTGCTGATAATGTCTACCATTCTGTCAAATTGGATCCAACTCATGGATTCATTTGGGAGAGAGAGGAGATAGATGATGGTCCACATGTGGATGAAGGCAAAGTCCGCCCAACTGGGTGGGACCTTGAAGAATACTACGATGACTAA
- the LOC123913411 gene encoding uncharacterized protein LOC123913411: protein MVAVGPGAANFVTEVSIVVLKNAPFNVKKWGKIPQAKLDKIVSKVLDTFDIDNTTHNNDVILETAKRLYRNHRCRFHQHFSQYNTNEIALKHKPEDISEEDWKFLVDYFSSPDYKAISERNKVNKAKQVIKHRCGRKSFQAVSYDARDPETQKEPNFQDLWRMTHTNSNGEWKDDASKEIHTKVEEACSELATAEHVDGDKDMLANIAFKSVVGERSGYSRGLGAGIKPQKGKAVTGLHEELKKECEKRHDMEMKLKDVETQRQV, encoded by the exons ATGGTAGCTGTTGGACCAGGAGCTGCAAATTTTGTGACTGAGGTCTCAATCGTTGTCCTAAAGAATGCTCCTTTTAATGTCAAAAAGTGGGGAAAAATACCACAAGCTAAACTTGACAAGATAGTTTCAAAAGTTTTG GATACTTTTGACATTGATAATACAACACATAATAATGATGTTATTCTTGAGACCGCTAAAAGACTCTATCGTAATCATAGATGTAGATTTCATCAACATTTTAGCCAATATAACACAAATGAGATAGCTTTGAAACACAAACCAGAAGATATAAGTGAAGAAGATTGGAAGTTCTTGGTAGATTATTTCTCAAGTCCTGACTATAAG GCAATCAGTGAAAGGAACAAAGTAAATAAAGCAAAACAAGTTATTAAACATAGATGTGGAAGGAAGTCATTTCAAGCTGTGAGCTATGATGCG AGAGATCCTGAAACTCAAAAAGAGCCCAACTTTCAAGACTTGTGGCGAATGACTCACACAAATAGCAATGGAGAATGGAAAGATGATGCTTCTAAGGAAATTCAT acAAAGGTTGAAGAAGCTTGTTCAGAACTTGCAACAGCCGAACATGTTGACGGTGATAAAGACATGCTTGCAAATATTGCTTTTAAATCAGTTGTAGGAGAGAGATCGGGTTATAGTCGTGGGTTAGGAGCTGGAATTAAACCACAAAAGGGAAAAGCTGTTACAGGTTTACATGAAGAATTGAAAAAGGAGTGTGAAAAGAGGCATGATATGGAAATGAAACTAAAAGATGTAGAGACTCAAAGACAAGTTTGA